In Methanofollis fontis, the following proteins share a genomic window:
- a CDS encoding methyl-accepting chemotaxis protein has product MTAHHEKIETVFQRALDGDYSARCSIDLLDEDFKSLGRMVNQVIEEMQRREEEQKEAERLKKRAEAFVKFNPQAIAVLASDKHRLDLNKEYERVWRGTYDELMAKKLYDFNIKTSGDDFYASFETKKMAISDLEIAWEDGTTTYLRLFQVPILDDDGEIDVNYYIYQDLTEQKQELKEIQALQRRADAFLKYNPQAITVLAADKHRLDLNKEYERVWRGTYDELMAKKLYDFNIKTSGDDFYASFETKQMAISDMEVAWEDNTTSYLRLFQVPILDEDGEIDVNYYIYQDNTVLVEKEKEAQEKGALLAASAEELKRAMDEMATGDLTAFVEIRDDDPIRDLKLNYRHSRDSIKTVLNEIAAVGNRVQESTQDTSRSAADISRAIEEVAQKSQQTADNAKQQLENLEEVARAMSDLSASIEEIASTAQGVLDGTEAAVRIGDEAEVIGREAAVKMQQVETITREGVEEFSRLKEEMQEISKIVKLINDISSQTNLLALNAAIEAARAGEHGRGFAVVAGEVRNLAGESKNATNHIGDLIGSIQEKSEKTARDLQAAFNEIEAGILSVNRTIEALNRIIGASKEAHENVTEIARATDDQATSTNRVMERMEVTTRMTKETMNRIEDMAALAEEVSASAEEVGSASEEVAEMAGEMKESIGRFRLE; this is encoded by the coding sequence ATGACAGCACACCATGAAAAAATCGAAACAGTATTCCAGAGAGCACTTGACGGCGATTATTCGGCCCGATGCAGCATCGACCTTCTGGACGAGGATTTCAAGTCCCTCGGCCGGATGGTGAACCAGGTCATCGAAGAGATGCAGAGGCGTGAAGAAGAGCAAAAGGAGGCCGAACGCCTGAAAAAAAGGGCTGAAGCATTTGTAAAATTCAACCCCCAGGCAATCGCCGTGCTCGCTTCGGACAAGCACCGCCTCGACCTCAACAAGGAATACGAGCGTGTCTGGCGCGGAACCTACGACGAACTGATGGCCAAAAAACTCTACGACTTCAATATCAAGACCTCGGGAGACGACTTCTACGCCTCTTTCGAGACGAAAAAGATGGCAATCTCTGATCTGGAGATCGCATGGGAGGACGGCACTACCACCTACCTCCGCCTCTTCCAGGTGCCCATCCTTGATGACGACGGCGAGATCGACGTCAACTACTACATCTACCAGGATCTCACCGAGCAGAAGCAGGAGCTGAAGGAGATCCAGGCACTGCAGCGCCGTGCAGACGCCTTCCTGAAGTACAACCCACAGGCGATCACGGTGCTCGCAGCGGACAAGCACCGCCTCGACCTTAACAAGGAGTACGAGCGTGTCTGGCGCGGAACCTACGACGAACTGATGGCCAAAAAACTCTACGACTTCAATATCAAGACCTCGGGAGACGACTTCTACGCCTCCTTCGAGACAAAGCAGATGGCGATCTCGGATATGGAGGTCGCATGGGAGGATAACACGACCTCCTACCTCCGCCTCTTCCAGGTGCCCATCCTCGACGAAGACGGCGAGATCGACGTCAACTACTACATCTACCAGGACAACACCGTCCTGGTTGAGAAGGAGAAGGAGGCACAGGAAAAGGGCGCCCTTCTCGCCGCCAGCGCCGAAGAGCTGAAGAGGGCGATGGACGAGATGGCAACCGGCGATCTCACCGCCTTCGTGGAGATCAGGGACGACGACCCCATCCGCGACCTCAAGCTCAACTACCGCCATTCGCGCGACAGCATCAAGACGGTGCTCAACGAGATCGCAGCGGTCGGCAACAGGGTCCAGGAGAGCACGCAGGACACCAGTCGCAGTGCCGCCGACATCTCGCGGGCGATCGAGGAGGTTGCACAGAAGAGCCAGCAGACCGCCGACAACGCCAAACAGCAGCTCGAGAACCTTGAGGAGGTCGCCCGCGCCATGTCCGACCTCTCGGCATCGATCGAGGAGATCGCCAGCACGGCACAGGGTGTCCTCGACGGTACAGAGGCCGCCGTTCGGATCGGTGACGAAGCCGAGGTCATCGGCAGGGAGGCCGCCGTCAAGATGCAGCAGGTCGAAACCATTACGAGGGAGGGCGTCGAGGAATTTTCACGGCTGAAAGAGGAGATGCAGGAGATCTCCAAGATCGTCAAACTCATCAATGACATCTCCAGCCAGACAAACCTGCTGGCGCTGAACGCCGCCATCGAGGCGGCCAGGGCTGGCGAGCACGGGCGGGGCTTCGCCGTCGTTGCCGGAGAGGTCAGGAATCTGGCCGGCGAGTCGAAGAACGCCACCAACCATATCGGCGACCTGATCGGCAGCATCCAGGAGAAGAGCGAGAAGACGGCCCGGGATCTCCAGGCGGCATTCAACGAGATCGAGGCCGGCATTCTCTCGGTCAACCGCACCATCGAGGCCCTGAACCGGATCATCGGCGCCTCCAAGGAGGCGCACGAGAACGTCACCGAGATCGCACGGGCAACCGACGATCAGGCGACCTCCACCAACCGCGTGATGGAGAGGATGGAGGTGACCACCAGGATGACCAAGGAGACGATGAACCGGATCGAGGACATGGCCGCCCTCGCCGAAGAAGTCTCGGCATCTGCCGAAGAGGTCGGCAGCGCCTCAGAGGAGGTCGCAGAGATGGCTGGAGAGATGAAGGAGAGCATTGGACGTTTCAGGCTTGAATAA
- a CDS encoding chemotaxis protein CheW: MENVDVVEFEVADEHYALDISLAREIVEMVPITPVPRAPPHIAGIINLRGEITTVMDLSTLLGIARAGEAERQKIIILVPEAAGGSNVGIIVDDVLSVMQVSENDVERMDDSIARDAFVKGIIKIGLDKNGDKDKDKGEVKNLVIWIDVQKILEQLNAYAV, from the coding sequence GTGGAAAATGTAGACGTAGTGGAATTTGAGGTTGCAGACGAGCACTACGCCCTCGACATATCCCTTGCACGCGAGATTGTGGAGATGGTCCCGATCACCCCGGTGCCCCGGGCACCCCCCCACATCGCCGGGATCATCAACCTCCGCGGCGAGATCACGACCGTGATGGACCTATCCACCCTCCTCGGGATCGCCCGGGCAGGCGAGGCGGAGCGTCAGAAGATCATCATCCTGGTCCCGGAGGCGGCAGGGGGCTCCAACGTGGGGATAATCGTGGACGATGTGCTCTCGGTGATGCAGGTCTCAGAGAATGATGTCGAGCGGATGGACGACTCGATTGCCCGCGATGCGTTTGTGAAGGGCATCATCAAGATCGGCCTCGATAAGAACGGCGATAAGGATAAGGACAAGGGCGAAGTGAAGAACCTGGTCATCTGGATTGACGTCCAGAAGATCCTCGAGCAGCTGAACGCATACGCGGTCTGA
- a CDS encoding 2-amino-3,7-dideoxy-D-threo-hept-6-ulosonate synthase, which translates to MRGKQIRMERIMDRNTGKTIIVPMDHGVTAGPMPGLIDMGRTVDAVADGGANAVLGHLGLALYGHRQSGRDIGLILHLSASTTLGPDPNEKVIVNTVTNALKMGADAVSVHINIGAGSEARMLEDLGQVAVECMDWGMPLLAMMYPRGAKIPDEKDVEAVCLAARAGAELGADIIKTVYTGDPDSFREVTRGCPVPVVVAGGSKTEDLSTLQLIEGAMEGGAAGLSIGRNAFQHRHPDRFLRAAAAIVHGGRTAEEALEMVK; encoded by the coding sequence ATGAGAGGAAAACAGATCAGGATGGAACGTATCATGGACCGGAACACCGGAAAGACGATCATCGTACCGATGGATCACGGTGTGACGGCAGGGCCCATGCCCGGGCTCATCGACATGGGACGGACGGTGGATGCGGTTGCCGACGGGGGAGCGAACGCCGTGCTCGGTCATCTCGGACTCGCCCTCTACGGCCACCGGCAGAGCGGGCGGGACATCGGGCTCATCCTCCACCTCTCGGCCTCCACGACCCTCGGGCCGGACCCGAACGAGAAAGTGATCGTGAACACCGTCACCAACGCCCTCAAGATGGGGGCCGACGCCGTTTCGGTGCATATCAACATCGGCGCCGGTTCGGAGGCCCGGATGCTCGAGGATCTCGGGCAGGTGGCGGTGGAGTGCATGGACTGGGGGATGCCCCTGCTTGCGATGATGTACCCCCGCGGTGCGAAGATCCCGGACGAGAAGGATGTAGAGGCGGTCTGCCTCGCCGCCCGCGCCGGTGCCGAACTCGGGGCCGACATCATCAAGACTGTCTACACCGGCGACCCGGACTCGTTCCGTGAGGTGACGCGGGGATGCCCGGTGCCGGTGGTCGTGGCCGGCGGATCGAAGACCGAAGACCTCTCGACGCTCCAGCTCATCGAAGGGGCGATGGAGGGGGGTGCCGCCGGCCTATCCATCGGGCGCAATGCCTTCCAGCACCGGCACCCCGACCGCTTCCTTCGGGCGGCGGCGGCGATCGTGCACGGGGGGCGGACGGCGGAAGAGGCACTGGAGATGGTGAAATGA
- a CDS encoding 3-dehydroquinate synthase II — MTGTSKRFWVDVRPWSTEIATAAIEAGADALVADRAADARALGRIATVAPDGDLVPERDVVFAEVTPDSPLPDAGDALLVVSTTDWTVIPLENLVAAFPDRVIAVVSDADEARLALGILERGVAGVLLRTADPLQIGEVAAVLRDVGGRYALAPFTVTRIVPVGMGDRACIDTCSLLAEGEGMLVGNTSSGFLLVLAETAENPYVAPRPFRVNAGAVHAYLLGPDGRTSYLSEVRAGNSVLVIGADGTGETAAVGRVKIERRPLLLVEAESGGAKAGLVLQNAETVRLMGESGPLSVAALSVGDRVLGVSMEKGRHFGMAVGETITET, encoded by the coding sequence ATGACCGGGACTTCGAAGCGCTTCTGGGTGGACGTGCGCCCCTGGAGCACGGAGATCGCCACGGCGGCGATCGAGGCAGGGGCCGATGCCCTGGTGGCGGACCGTGCCGCCGATGCCCGCGCCCTCGGGCGGATCGCTACGGTGGCGCCGGACGGTGACCTGGTGCCTGAGCGCGATGTTGTGTTTGCCGAGGTGACGCCGGATTCGCCCCTCCCGGACGCCGGCGACGCCCTGCTCGTCGTCTCCACCACGGACTGGACGGTGATCCCCCTTGAAAATCTCGTCGCCGCCTTCCCCGACCGGGTGATCGCCGTCGTCTCAGACGCCGATGAGGCGCGGCTCGCCCTCGGCATCCTGGAGCGGGGTGTTGCCGGGGTGCTGCTCAGGACCGCCGATCCCCTGCAGATCGGGGAGGTCGCCGCCGTCCTGCGGGATGTGGGAGGGCGATACGCTCTGGCCCCCTTCACCGTCACCAGGATTGTGCCGGTCGGCATGGGCGACCGGGCGTGCATCGATACCTGCTCCCTCCTGGCCGAAGGGGAGGGGATGCTCGTCGGCAACACCTCATCCGGGTTCCTGCTCGTGCTTGCCGAGACGGCCGAGAACCCCTATGTCGCCCCCCGCCCGTTCCGGGTGAACGCCGGGGCGGTCCACGCCTACCTGCTCGGCCCGGACGGGCGGACCTCTTATCTCTCCGAGGTGCGGGCGGGCAACAGCGTGCTGGTGATCGGTGCCGACGGCACCGGGGAGACGGCGGCGGTCGGTCGGGTGAAGATCGAACGCCGTCCCCTGCTGCTGGTCGAGGCCGAGAGCGGCGGTGCGAAGGCCGGGCTGGTGCTCCAGAACGCCGAGACTGTCAGGCTGATGGGCGAGTCCGGGCCGCTCTCGGTGGCCGCACTATCGGTCGGGGACCGGGTGCTGGGGGTCTCGATGGAGAAGGGCCGCCACTTCGGGATGGCCGTCGGCGAGACGATCACGGAGACCTGA
- a CDS encoding radical SAM protein produces MKCRICEQGCTIPEGSTGICRMYTVRGGEFVERHPDAYLTVMPVSIETVPVLHYSPRAKVLQVSTVGCTFSCPGCISEVLIGDPDGIAGALRHRSPAGMVERAEAEGCSGIVFCLNEPAASFPTFLRLARAAQEAGLSVGCSTNGYFTEEALNALIPHLDYMNVGLKGVSDGRYRACGAAHAAPVFRNIGLCAAAGVHVEASVMYLRGGEEEVLGAARRLVGISPEIPLQVMRFVPFGDACAGDEPTVLESEDLCRRAREILPFVYLFNSPGTPCLDTLCPRCGERIIGREFYGPMGARTVWARSSPVCSCGERLPVRGAIGTECFDEPGLLGGYRTTRAFEMVRAILACLGAGDGAALQGFWSGIVNENFIGGMHDRIQTIDGYLGLVDDIGARAGRQEEAAALHAWLSDRTEQVMVAVAGSDRRPRLYYSMGTPLFALNAGRFEVCLAGTAGATVVNRQIPRKGKPGVNISSEEFLALNPEVIIVSGFLSAPAEDYLRFCHEGGLIVDAVRTGAVYTMPPGWDFGSPRWVLGLMALAATLHPDHCAFDLDEEERAFYRRFYGVDPEAVNHNRSFRGTTVK; encoded by the coding sequence ATGAAGTGCCGGATCTGCGAGCAGGGCTGCACCATCCCTGAGGGCAGCACCGGCATCTGCCGGATGTATACCGTGAGGGGTGGCGAGTTCGTCGAGCGCCACCCGGACGCCTATCTCACCGTGATGCCGGTCTCGATCGAGACGGTGCCGGTCCTCCACTACTCCCCGCGGGCAAAGGTGCTCCAGGTGAGCACGGTCGGCTGCACCTTCTCCTGTCCGGGGTGCATCTCCGAGGTGTTGATCGGGGACCCGGACGGAATCGCCGGCGCCCTCAGGCACCGATCGCCTGCCGGGATGGTTGAACGGGCGGAGGCGGAGGGGTGCTCGGGGATCGTGTTCTGCCTCAACGAACCCGCCGCCTCGTTCCCCACCTTTCTCAGACTCGCCCGTGCGGCGCAGGAGGCCGGACTCTCGGTGGGGTGCTCGACGAACGGGTATTTTACGGAGGAGGCGCTCAACGCCCTCATCCCCCATCTGGACTATATGAATGTGGGGCTGAAGGGGGTCTCGGACGGGCGCTACCGCGCCTGCGGGGCGGCGCATGCGGCCCCGGTCTTCAGGAACATCGGGCTCTGTGCCGCCGCCGGTGTGCATGTCGAGGCCTCGGTCATGTACCTCCGCGGCGGCGAGGAGGAGGTGCTCGGTGCGGCGCGTCGGCTTGTCGGCATCTCTCCCGAGATCCCCCTGCAGGTGATGCGGTTTGTGCCCTTCGGCGATGCATGCGCCGGTGACGAACCCACGGTCCTGGAATCGGAGGACCTCTGCCGGCGGGCGCGGGAGATCCTGCCGTTCGTCTATCTCTTCAACTCGCCCGGGACGCCCTGTCTCGACACCCTCTGCCCGCGCTGCGGCGAGCGGATCATCGGGCGGGAGTTTTATGGGCCGATGGGGGCCAGGACAGTGTGGGCACGCTCCAGCCCGGTCTGCTCCTGCGGGGAGCGCCTCCCGGTCCGCGGCGCCATCGGGACGGAGTGCTTCGACGAGCCCGGTCTGCTCGGTGGTTACCGCACCACGCGGGCGTTCGAGATGGTGCGGGCGATCCTTGCCTGCCTGGGCGCCGGCGACGGCGCTGCCCTGCAGGGGTTCTGGTCGGGGATCGTGAACGAGAATTTTATCGGCGGAATGCACGACCGCATCCAGACGATCGACGGCTATCTGGGACTTGTGGATGATATCGGGGCCAGGGCCGGCAGGCAGGAGGAGGCGGCGGCGCTCCATGCATGGCTTTCTGATCGCACGGAGCAGGTGATGGTGGCCGTGGCCGGATCCGACCGCCGGCCCCGTCTCTATTATTCGATGGGCACCCCGCTGTTCGCCCTGAACGCCGGGAGGTTCGAGGTCTGTCTTGCCGGGACCGCCGGGGCGACGGTGGTCAACCGGCAGATCCCCAGGAAGGGAAAACCGGGCGTGAACATCTCGTCCGAGGAGTTCCTCGCCCTGAACCCGGAGGTGATCATCGTCTCCGGATTCCTCTCCGCTCCTGCCGAGGATTACCTGCGGTTCTGCCATGAGGGGGGTCTGATCGTGGATGCTGTCCGCACCGGTGCCGTGTATACGATGCCGCCGGGATGGGATTTCGGCAGTCCACGCTGGGTGCTCGGGCTGATGGCGCTCGCCGCCACTCTCCACCCCGATCACTGCGCCTTCGACCTGGATGAGGAGGAGCGGGCGTTCTACCGCCGCTTCTACGGGGTCGATCCGGAGGCGGTGAACCATAACCGTTCCTTCCGGGGCACGACCGTGAAGTAA
- a CDS encoding prephenate dehydrogenase/arogenate dehydrogenase family protein, whose translation MHIGIIGGTGGMGSFFARTFAAAGHEVSVSGRHTAVTNAWIAEHCDLVVVSVPIRATAAVIREIAPLLRPEQSLCDLTSLKAVPVAAMLETEAAVLGLHPMFGPSVASLRGQTIIACPARIDPERQEEVLGIFRAEGAQITEMDPLEHDRLMAVVQALTHYATLTVAGTIRRLGIDLDALLSATSPVYRIETALVGRILGQDPDLYGPILQENPAVPEVLAAFSDAAVELSRAVVDGDEQAFTEIFAADARYFSGYIPQATEDSEVLVRCLSER comes from the coding sequence ATGCATATCGGGATCATCGGTGGCACAGGGGGTATGGGCTCGTTTTTTGCCCGCACCTTCGCCGCCGCCGGGCATGAGGTCTCGGTCTCGGGCCGCCATACCGCCGTGACGAATGCATGGATTGCGGAGCACTGCGACCTTGTGGTCGTTTCCGTCCCCATCCGGGCCACGGCGGCGGTGATCCGAGAGATCGCACCCCTCCTCCGCCCCGAGCAGAGCCTCTGCGACCTCACCTCCCTGAAGGCGGTGCCGGTAGCGGCGATGCTCGAGACGGAGGCGGCAGTGCTCGGTCTCCACCCGATGTTCGGTCCGTCGGTCGCATCCCTGCGGGGGCAGACGATCATCGCCTGCCCGGCCCGGATCGATCCTGAGCGCCAGGAAGAGGTGCTCGGCATCTTCAGGGCCGAAGGGGCACAGATCACGGAGATGGACCCCCTGGAGCACGACCGTTTGATGGCGGTGGTGCAGGCCCTCACCCATTATGCGACCCTGACGGTGGCAGGGACGATCCGCCGCCTGGGGATCGATCTCGATGCCCTGCTCTCTGCCACCAGCCCGGTCTACCGGATCGAGACGGCGCTCGTCGGGCGGATCCTGGGGCAGGATCCGGACCTCTACGGTCCTATCCTGCAGGAGAACCCGGCGGTGCCGGAGGTGCTCGCCGCTTTCTCGGACGCGGCGGTCGAACTCTCACGCGCGGTCGTCGATGGGGACGAACAGGCGTTCACGGAGATCTTTGCGGCCGATGCCCGGTATTTCTCCGGCTATATCCCACAGGCGACGGAGGACTCGGAGGTGCTGGTGCGGTGTCTCTCCGAACGATGA
- a CDS encoding DUF6159 family protein has protein sequence MAGTFGRSIALIKTSLSVLKQDRELLLFPVLSAIATIILVASFIVPIFVSGLLMQAASSWVLQVVLLAIFYFITFSVAIFFNTGIIACADIRLRGGDPTVRDGLSVAWANIGRILSWALVAATVGLVLRLAAERSGLLGKIAIAIVGGVWSLATLFVIPVMVFEQKGVADAIGESWRLFKGTWGENVIGNGGLGLLVLPGILLFVLAFASLVLGNIVLTAGLFVLAIIGTAVLGVVYGSLHGIFVTALYRYAKDGTVSPAFGDDLVRNAFVAKR, from the coding sequence ATGGCAGGCACCTTCGGGCGCAGCATTGCGCTCATCAAAACCTCGCTTTCGGTCCTGAAACAGGACCGGGAACTCCTCCTCTTCCCGGTCCTCTCCGCAATCGCCACGATCATCCTGGTCGCCTCGTTCATCGTGCCGATCTTCGTCTCCGGTCTGCTGATGCAGGCGGCGTCCTCATGGGTGTTACAGGTCGTTCTCCTGGCCATTTTTTACTTCATCACCTTCTCGGTCGCCATCTTCTTCAACACCGGCATCATCGCCTGCGCCGATATCAGACTCAGGGGCGGCGACCCGACGGTGCGGGACGGGCTTTCGGTTGCATGGGCAAACATCGGGCGGATCCTCTCCTGGGCCCTGGTCGCCGCCACGGTCGGGCTGGTGCTCCGTCTGGCCGCAGAACGTTCCGGTCTCCTGGGAAAAATTGCCATCGCCATCGTCGGCGGTGTCTGGAGCCTTGCGACCCTGTTCGTGATCCCGGTGATGGTCTTCGAGCAGAAGGGTGTCGCCGACGCCATCGGGGAGTCCTGGCGTCTCTTCAAGGGAACGTGGGGCGAAAACGTCATAGGAAACGGCGGTCTGGGCCTCCTGGTCCTCCCGGGCATTCTGCTGTTTGTCCTCGCCTTCGCAAGCCTCGTCCTGGGGAATATCGTCCTCACGGCAGGATTGTTTGTGCTGGCCATCATCGGGACGGCGGTCCTCGGTGTGGTCTACGGGAGTCTGCACGGCATCTTTGTCACCGCCCTCTACCGGTATGCGAAAGACGGGACAGTTTCTCCCGCCTTTGGCGACGATCTGGTCAGGAACGCCTTTGTGGCAAAGCGGTGA
- a CDS encoding 2-amino-3,7-dideoxy-D-threo-hept-6-ulosonate synthase, whose amino-acid sequence MIGKAIRLERIMDRNTGRTVIVPMDHGFTLGQIEGLRRMPEAVAAVSDGGANAIVMHKGMVKAGHRGSGRDIGLIVHLSASTSLNPDPDDKVLVCTVEEAVALGADAVSIHINLGAPNESRMIEAAGEVSRECTRRGMPLLIMIYPRGTGIDPRSPVAVGHCVRVAEEIGADLIKTNYTGDPASFAEICAACSVPVLIAGGEKAGDLATLNAIRDAVSAGAAGVCIGRNAFQREDPRLFVRALCAVVHEKTDPARALEEA is encoded by the coding sequence ATGATCGGCAAGGCGATCAGACTGGAACGGATCATGGACCGGAATACGGGCAGGACGGTCATCGTCCCGATGGACCATGGCTTCACTCTGGGGCAGATCGAGGGACTCCGGAGAATGCCCGAGGCGGTGGCCGCCGTTTCCGATGGGGGGGCGAACGCCATCGTCATGCACAAGGGCATGGTGAAGGCGGGTCACCGCGGGAGCGGGCGGGATATCGGGCTCATCGTCCATCTCTCGGCCTCCACCTCCCTCAACCCGGACCCGGACGACAAGGTGCTCGTCTGCACCGTGGAGGAGGCGGTCGCCCTGGGTGCTGATGCCGTCTCGATCCACATCAACCTGGGGGCGCCCAACGAGTCGCGGATGATCGAGGCCGCCGGCGAGGTCTCTCGGGAGTGCACCCGCCGGGGCATGCCGCTCCTGATCATGATCTACCCGCGGGGCACCGGCATCGACCCGCGCTCTCCGGTGGCCGTCGGTCACTGCGTGCGGGTGGCCGAGGAGATCGGGGCCGACCTGATCAAGACGAACTACACCGGCGATCCGGCGTCGTTCGCCGAGATCTGCGCTGCATGCTCGGTGCCGGTGCTCATCGCCGGCGGGGAAAAGGCGGGCGATCTCGCCACCCTGAACGCCATCAGGGATGCCGTTTCGGCCGGTGCGGCGGGTGTCTGCATCGGGAGGAACGCCTTCCAGCGGGAGGACCCCCGTTTGTTCGTCCGCGCCCTCTGCGCCGTCGTCCACGAGAAGACCGATCCCGCCCGGGCGCTGGAGGAGGCATGA
- a CDS encoding methenyltetrahydromethanopterin cyclohydrolase: MAGLNEGALPMVKEMTERAALLGIRAGRMKGGAMLIDCGSGREVTGSYEAGCRTVEAACGGCARAWTGIGAIGPYTLPILQMNIASPADACLGALLPLWKVRAGGEAVSASGPGRALARRPPRIYQMIEMDEQADDAVVCLDAGWFPDDDEAGRIAEACGVGVDRLTIILAPASGIAGAVMNAALVAGTTVARLIKYGYESDRILHASLRVPVPPPSLDAERVRDAACLGGTVSGTIHLVVAGYDDAIAGCVSGRCSWTASRDTRLTAPVAELTVTDSRDGSVRRFGACDPGKALEHFGIRRRSVRPDRITAIR, from the coding sequence ATGGCTGGTCTGAACGAGGGGGCCCTCCCGATGGTGAAGGAGATGACCGAACGTGCCGCATTGCTCGGCATCAGGGCCGGGAGGATGAAAGGAGGGGCCATGCTCATCGACTGCGGGAGCGGGCGGGAGGTCACCGGGAGTTATGAGGCGGGATGCCGGACGGTAGAGGCGGCATGCGGAGGATGCGCCCGGGCATGGACAGGGATCGGCGCCATCGGCCCCTATACTCTGCCTATCCTTCAGATGAACATCGCATCCCCTGCAGACGCCTGCCTTGGCGCACTGCTCCCCCTCTGGAAGGTGCGGGCTGGAGGAGAGGCGGTGTCGGCATCAGGGCCAGGACGCGCCCTCGCCCGCCGCCCCCCCCGGATCTATCAGATGATCGAGATGGACGAACAGGCAGACGACGCCGTCGTCTGCCTGGATGCCGGATGGTTCCCTGACGACGACGAGGCAGGACGGATTGCTGAGGCATGCGGCGTCGGGGTAGACCGCCTCACCATCATTCTTGCTCCCGCTTCAGGGATCGCCGGGGCGGTGATGAACGCAGCCCTTGTCGCCGGGACGACCGTGGCCCGGTTGATAAAATACGGCTACGAGTCCGATCGCATTCTCCACGCCTCCCTGCGGGTGCCGGTTCCCCCCCCCTCTCTGGACGCCGAACGGGTCCGGGACGCTGCATGCCTCGGCGGCACTGTCTCCGGCACCATCCATCTTGTGGTTGCAGGCTATGACGATGCTATTGCCGGGTGTGTGAGCGGCAGGTGCTCCTGGACCGCCTCCAGGGACACCCGCCTCACCGCACCGGTGGCCGAACTGACCGTCACCGACAGCAGAGACGGCAGCGTCCGGCGGTTCGGGGCCTGTGATCCAGGAAAAGCCCTCGAACACTTCGGGATCAGGCGCCGGAGCGTCCGGCCCGACCGGATCACCGCCATCCGCTGA
- a CDS encoding class I SAM-dependent methyltransferase, whose amino-acid sequence MKQDTRSEQEKAEGMDRIARTIFAPIYPVLAEYFFEHFGRRDGVCIDLGSGPGHLAIAVATASEMEVWSLDISASAQAIAENNIQEAGLEGRVRTVPGNVAALPFPDASADLVVSRGSVFFWEDLPAALREAARVLKNGGMAIIGGGFGNAELNGRIVPEMIRRNPDWGEFNRKNISSETMERFREALSGVEGVEGDVVRDESGLWIVMRKGASA is encoded by the coding sequence ATGAAACAGGATACACGTTCCGAACAGGAAAAAGCAGAGGGAATGGACCGAATTGCGCGGACGATCTTCGCCCCGATCTATCCGGTGCTCGCGGAATATTTTTTCGAGCATTTCGGTCGGCGGGACGGCGTCTGCATTGATCTGGGGAGCGGTCCCGGTCATCTGGCGATCGCTGTCGCAACGGCATCTGAGATGGAGGTGTGGTCCCTCGACATCTCGGCGTCGGCACAGGCGATCGCGGAGAATAACATCCAGGAAGCGGGCCTGGAGGGACGCGTGCGGACGGTCCCGGGGAACGTTGCTGCCCTTCCCTTCCCGGATGCCTCCGCCGATCTCGTGGTCAGCCGCGGTTCGGTGTTCTTCTGGGAGGACCTTCCTGCCGCCCTCCGCGAGGCCGCACGGGTGCTGAAGAATGGAGGGATGGCGATCATCGGCGGCGGGTTCGGGAATGCCGAACTGAACGGACGGATCGTGCCGGAGATGATCCGCCGCAACCCCGACTGGGGGGAGTTCAACCGGAAGAACATCTCATCTGAGACGATGGAGCGCTTCAGGGAGGCATTGTCCGGGGTGGAGGGCGTCGAGGGAGATGTCGTCAGGGACGAATCCGGCCTCTGGATCGTGATGAGGAAGGGGGCGTCGGCATGA